One genomic window of Fusarium fujikuroi IMI 58289 draft genome, chromosome FFUJ_chr01 includes the following:
- a CDS encoding related to ATP dependent RNA helicase produces MSDANRDVSQYKYSAMSNLVLQADRRFVTRRTDEATGDPESLAGRLSIRDMGARVARDDAPKPKKQPGLPAIERGSLREGEDILAREQRKRKAEAPQSTGILGANDILVDGITYRPRTAATRQTFDLIITSVAKTLGDVSHDVVRSAADAALEFLKDDDMKDLDKKREIDDILGVTLNPKEFNELVNLGKKITDYDAQDDDDDVAMGGADGEDAEIDERQGVAVAFDEDEEDDEGGLVHEVRDESSEDEEEEEEKEKEESAEGKEEDAVADVGDEMILDSAPSGGKQDEKDKHSIPAQDIDTFWLQRQIGTLYPDAHEQSDKTKEALKILSGEPGEDGEEKSLRDVENDLMELFDYEHHELVQKLVENREKVFWLTKLARTQTTEERADVEREMVSEGLQWILNDLKGKDTAEGKKGKIDIKMDIDVPASFTADGPKVERAEGQLVGGLQPRKLINLDNLVFDQGNHLMTNPKVRLPEGSTKRTFKGYEEIHIPTPKKRNEPGDVLIPISDMPEWSRNPFSKNQSLNKIQSKCYPSAFDDDGNMLVCAPTGSGKTNVGMLAILREIGKHRNPETGDIDLDAFKIVCIAPLKALVQEQVGNLGGRLEPYGIRVAELTGDRQLTKQQIAETQIIVTTPEKWDVITRKSNDLTYTNLVRLIIIDEIHLLHDDRGPVLESIVSRTIRKTEQTGEPVRIIGLSATLPNYKDVASFLRVDTKKGLFHFDGSFRPCPLRQEFVGVTDRKAIKQLKTMNDVCYNKVIEHVGTNRNQMLIFVHSRKETAKTARYIRDKALESDTINQILRHDAGSREVLNEASSQATDQDLKDILPYGFGIHHAGMSRADRTDVENLFAHGAIQVLVCTATLAWGVNLPAHTVVIKGTQVYSPEKGSWVELSPQDVLQMLGRAGRPQYDTYGEGIIITTQSEMQYYLSLLNQQLPIESQFVSKLVDNLNAEIVLGNVRTRDEGVEWLGYTYLFVRMLRSPGLYQVGAEYEDDVALEQKRVDLIHSAAMVLRKSNLIKYDEKTGKLQSTELGRIASHYYITFGSMETYNNLIQPSITTIELFRVFALSAEFKYIPVRQDEKLELAKLLGRVPIPVKESIEEPHAKINVLLQAYISRLKLDGLALMADMVYVTQSAGRILRAIFEIAMKKGWASVAKTALDLCKMAEKRMWPTMSPLRQFPSCPRDVIQKAEKIDVSWSSYFDLDPPRMGELLGLPRAGRTVCGLVTKFPRVEVQAQVQPMTRSMLRVELSITPNFEWDDSIHGAAESFWILVEDCDGEDILYHDTFLLRKEYAESEQNEHIVDFTVPITDPMPPNYFVSVISDRWMHAETRLPVPFHKLILPEKFPPHTELLELQPLPVSALKVSSYVDLYPAWKQFNRIQTQTFNSLYKSDANVFIGAPTGSGKTVCAEFALLRHWTKSDVGRAVYIAPFQELVDSRLQDWQKRLSHLHGGKEIVKLTGETATDLKLLEKGDLILATPTQWDVLSRQWKRRKNVQTVELFIADEVHLLGSSQGYVYETIVSRMHYIRTQTELPLRIVALSVSLANARDIGEWVDAKKHDIYNFSPHVRPVPLELHLQSFTNTHFPSLMLAMAKPTYLAITQMSPDKPAMIFVPSRKQTRATARDLLAAAFADDDEDRFLHAEVEQMKPLLERINEEALAEALSHGVGYYHEALSQSDKRIVKHLYDNGAIQVLVASRDVCWELNSTAHLVIVMGTQYFEGREHRYVDYPLSEVLHMFGKALRPSKDGRGRGVLMLPQVKREYYKKFLNEALPVESHLHNYLHDVFVTEISTKMIESGDDAINWTTFTYFYRRLLANPSYYSLTSTTHEGLSNYMSDLVETTLRELSESKIIEFDEDDGSVAPQNAAMIAAYYNISYITMQTFLLSLSARTKLKGIMEIVTSATEFESIQIRRHEDGLLRRIYDRVPVKMSEPVYDSPHFKSFVLLQSHFSRMQLPIDLAKDQEVLLSSVLSLLSAMVDILSSEGHLNAMSAMEMSQMIVQGMWDRDSPLKQIPHFSPEVVKVANEFGIKDIFDFMEAMNPDENADYNKLVKRLGLSQNQLAQAANFTNDKYPDLELEHEVLDEGEIRAGEPAYLNIKIARNLEEEDGDYDSTVHAPFYPSKKMENWWLVVGDEKTKSLLAIKRVTIGRELNVRLEYTVPSPGEHDLKLFLMSDSYVGVDQEREFSVTAAEGMDVDDDEEEEDEDEDEE; encoded by the exons ATGTCCGACGCAAATCGAGATGTGTCGCAGTACAAGTACTCGGCCATGTCGAACCTGGTTCTCCAGGCCGATCGTCGATTCGTTACAAGACGAACTGATGAGGCTACTGGCGATCCAGAGTCGTTGGCTGGTCGCTTGAGTATTCGAGATATGGGTGCTCGAGTTGCACGCGATGACGCGCCAAAACCGAAGAAACAGCCTGGACTCCCCGCAATCGAGCGAGGCAGTTTAAGAGAAGGCGAAGATATTCTGGCACGAGAACAGCGCAAACGAAAGGCTGAGGCGCCTCAATCGACAGGTATCCTGGGCGCCAACGATATTTTGGTGGATGGCATCACATACCGACCCCGAACTGCAGCGACGCGACAGACTTTCGACCTCATCATTACCTCGGTAGCAAAAACTCTGGGCGACGTATCCCACGACGTCGTACGCAGCGCAGCGGATGCCGCCCTGGAATTTttgaaggatgatgatatgaaaGATCTGGATAAAAAGAGGGAAATCGACGACATCTTGGGTGTGACACTAAACCCCAAGGAATTTAATGAGTTGGTGAACCtcggcaagaagatcacAGATTACGACGCccaggacgacgacgacgacgttGCGATGGGTGGCGCCGACGGTGAGGATGCTGAAATAGACGAGCGCCAGGGTGTCGCGGTCGCGttcgatgaagacgaagaggatgacgaggggGGCCTTGTTCATGAAGTTCGTGACGAATCTtcagaggacgaagaggaagaggaagagaaagagaaggaagagagtgCTGAAggcaaggaagaagatgctgttgctgatgttggggatgagatgatTCTCGACTCAGCTCCTTCAGGCGGCAaacaagatgagaaagacaagCATAGCATACCAGCCCAAGACATCGATACATTTTGGCTACAACGGCAAATCGGCACACTATACCCCGACGCTCATGAGCAAAGCGACAAAACAAAGGAGGCTCTGAAGATCCTGTCAGGAGAACCtggtgaggatggcgaggaaAAGTCCTTGCgtgatgttgagaatgatctCATGGAACTGTTCGACTACGAGCACCATGAGTTGGTTcagaagcttgttgagaacAGGGAGAAGGTTTTCTGGCTTACAAAATTAGCACGAACCCAGACTACTGAAGAGCGCGCTGATGTTGAGCGTGAAATGGTCTCAGAGGGTCTTCAATGGATTCTCAATGACCTGAAGGGTAAAGACACTGccgagggcaagaagggcaagattgACATCAAGATGGATATTGATGTCCCAGCTTCCTTTACCGCGGATGGACCCAAGGTTGAACGTGCCGAGGGCCAACTTGTGGGCGGGCTTCAGCCTCGaaagctcatcaacctcgataATCTGGTCTTCGATCAAGGAAACCACCTGATGACAAACCCCAAAGTCCGGCTACCAGAAGGTTCAACCAAGAGGACGTTCAAGGGTTATGAAGAAATTCACATCCCTACTCCTAAGAAACGCAATGAGCCCGGCGATGTCTTGATACCCATTTCCGATATGCCAGAGTGGTCACGAAATCCCTTCAGCAAGAATCAGTCCTTGAACAAGATCCAGTCCAAGTGCTATCCTTCAGCattcgatgatgatggaaacaTGCTTGTTTGTGCTCCTACTGGCAGTGGAAAAACCAATGTTGGTATGCTCGCTATTCTCCGGGAGATTGGAAAGCATCGCAACCCTGAGACCGGCGATATCGATCTAGACGCCTTTAAGATCGTCTGTATCGCTCCTTTGAAGGCTCTAGTTCAGGAACAGGTTGGCAACTTGGGTGGTAGGCTCGAGCCGTATGGCATTCGAGTCGCAGAATTGACAGGTGATCGTCAACTTACCAAGCAACAAATCGCTGAGACACAAATCATCGTCACAACCCCTGAGAAATGGGACGTCATCACCAGAAAGTCCAATGACTTGACTTACACCAACCTCGTGCGCCTCATCATTATCGACGAAATCCACCTTCTCCATGACGACCGTGGCCCTGTACTGGAAAGCATTGTTAGCCGAACCATCCGCAAGACTGAACAAACTGGCGAGCCAGTCCGAATTATTGGTCTTTCTGCCACCCTGCCCAACTACAAAGATGTTGCGAGCTTCTTGCGAGTGGACACGAAGAAGGGTCTCTTCCACTTTGACGGGTCTTTCCGACCCTGTCCTCTAAGACAGGAGTTTGTTGGTGTCACTGACCGTAAGGCCATCAAACAGCTAAAGACCATGAACGACGTCTGCTACAACAAGGTGATCGAGCATGTGGGCACAAACCGCAACCAGATGCTTATCTTTGTGCATTCCCGAAAAGAGACTGCCAAGACTGCTCGCTATATCCGTGATAAGGCTCTTGAGTCAGACACAATCAACCAGATCCTTCGTCACGATGCTGGTAGCCGTGAAGTCCTCAATGAAGCGTCTTCTCAGGCAACCGACCAAGACCTCAAGGATATTCTGCCATATGGTTTCGGCATCCACCATGCTGGTATGAGCCGAGCTGACAGGACAGATGTCGAAAACCTTTTTGCCCATGGTGCTATCCAGGTTCTGGTGTGTACTGCTACGCTGGCTTGGGGTGTGAACTTGCCTGCCCATACAGTTGTCATCAAGGGAACACAGGTGTACTCCCCCGAGAAGGGTAGCTGGGTTGAGCTCAGCCCTCAAGACGTCCTTCAGATGCTTGGACGTGCGGGTCGACCCCAATACGATACTTACGGAGAAGGTATCATCATTACGACACAGAGTGAAATGCAATACTATCTCTCACTTCTGAATCAGCAGCTTCCGATTGAGAGTCAGTTTGTTAGCAAGCTGGTGGACAACCTGAATGCCGAAATCGTCCTTGGCAACGTAAGGACTCGTGATGAGGGTGTTGAGTGGTTGGGTTACACATACCTCTTTGTCAGAATGCTTCGCTCGCCTGGACTCTATCAGGTAGGCGCAGAATATGAAGATGATGTGGCTCTTGAGCAGAAGCGAGTTGACTTGATTCATTCTGCCGCCATGGTTCTGCGAAAGTCAAATCTCATCAAgtatgatgaaaagactggAAAGCTCCAGTCAACTGAGCTTGGTCGCATCGCTTCACATTATTATATCACATTCGGTTCTATGGAGACTTACAACAACCTGATCCAGCCTTCTATCACCACGATTGAGCTCTTCCGTGTCTTCGCCCTCAGTGCTGAATTCAAGTATATCCCAGTTCGACAggatgagaagcttgagttGGCTAAGCTGCTGGGCCGAGTCCCAATCCCTGTCAAGGAGAGCATTGAGGAACCTCACGCCAAGATCAATGTCCTCTTGCAGGCATACATCTCGCGCCTCAAGCTCGATGGCCTCGCGCTCATGGCCGACATGGTGTACGTTACGCAATCTGCGGGTCGTATCTTGCGCGCCATCTTTGAAATCGCAATGAAGAAAGGCTGGGCATCCGTTGCGAAGACTGCTCTGGACCTCTGTAAAATGGCCGAGAAGCGGATGTGGCCAACAATGTCACCTCTTCGACAGTTCCCCTCTTGTCCTCGGGATGTTATCCAAAAGGCTGAGAAAATCGATGTGTCTTGGAGCAGCTACTTTGATCTGGATCCTCCCCGTATgggtgagcttcttggccttcctCGAGCCGGCCGTACTGTATGTGGCTTGGTCACCAAGTTCCCGCGAGTCGAAGTCCAGGCTCAAGTTCAACCTATGACAAGATCGATGCTGCGTGTCGAGCTGAGCATCACACCTAATTTTGAGTGGGACGATTCTATCCACGGCGCCGCTGAGAGCTTTTGGATTCTTGTTGAGGACTGCGATGGAGAAGACATACTTTACCATGACACCTTTTTGCTGCGCAAGGAATATGCCGAATCGGAGCAAAATGAGCACATTGTCGACTTCACCGTTCCTATCACAGATCCAATGCCTCCAAACTACTTCGTTTCGGTTATCTCTGACCGATGGATGCATGCTGAGACCAGGCTTCCTGTTCCCTTCCATAAGTTGATCTTGCCTGAGAAGTTCCCTCCTCAtacagagcttcttgagcttcagcctCTCCCCGTTTCTGCCCTCAAAGTATCAAGCTACGTTGATCTCTATCCTGCATGGAAGCAGTTTAACAGAATCCAAACGCAGACTTTCAACTCGCTGTACAAGTCTGATGCGAATGTGTTTATTGGAGCTCCCACTGGTAGCGGCAAGACTGTTTGTGCCGAATTTGCTCTTCTAAGGCACTGGACAAAGAGCGATGTTGGTCGTGCGGTGTATATTGCCCCCTTCCAAGAACTTGTTGACTCTCGCCTCCAAGATTGGCAGAAGAGGCTCAGCCATCTCCATGGCGGTAAAGAGATAGTGAAGCTTACCGGTGAGACAGCAACAGATCTCAAGCTGTTGGAAAAGGGCGACCTGATCTTGGCAACCCCAACTCAGTGGGATGTGCTATCAAGACAATGGAAGCGACGCAAGAACGTTCAAACGGTTGAATTGTTTATCGCTGACGAGGTCCATCTCCTTGGCAGTTCTCAAGGTTATGTGTACGAGACGATTGTCTCTCGTATGCATTACATCCGCACACAGACGGAATTGCCCCTGCGAATTGTCGCATTGAGTGTATCGCTGGCGAACGCTCGAGACATTGGTGAATGGGTCGATGCAAAGAAGCACGACATCTATAACTTCAGTCCCCATGTTCGACCGGTccctcttgagcttcaccTCCAGTCATTCACAAATACTCATTTCCCGTCTCTCATGCTTGCCATGGCCAAGCCCACGTATCTCGCCATCACACAGATGTCTCCTGACAAACCTGCCATGATCTTTGTGCCCAGCCGCAAGCAGACTCGTGCAACTGCCCGAGATTTGTTGGCTGCAGCCTTCgctgacgacgacgaggaccGTTTCCTTCACGCTGAGGTGGAGCAAATGAAGCCTCTCCTTGAACGCATTAACGAGGAGGCTCTCGCCGAAGCCCTCTCTCATGGTGTTGGCTACTACCATGAGGCTCTTAGCCAGAGTGATAAGCGAATTGTTAAGCATCTCTACGACAACGGTGCTATCCAGGTGCTTGTTGCTTCACGCGATGTTTGCTGGGAGCtcaacagcacagcacatCTCGTTATCGTTATGGGCACACAATACTTTGAAGGTCGGGAGCATCGATATGTTGACTACCCTCTCAGTGAGGTGCTGCACATGTTTGGTAAAGCTCTTAGACCCTCCAAGGACGGCAGAGGCCGAGGCGTCCTTATGCTGCCCCAAGTCAAGCGCGAGTACTACAAGAAATTCCTAAACGAGGCCCTTCCTGTTGAGTCGCATCTGCACAACTACTTGCACGATGTCTTCGTGACAGAGATCAGCACCAAGATGATCGAGTCGGGCGACGATGCGATCAACTGGACTACTTTCACCTACTTCTACCGAAGGTTGCTTGCCAACCCAAGTTATTATAGCTTGACAAGCACAACGCATGAGGGCCTCAGCAACTACATGTCTGACTTGGTTGAGACGACTCTTCGTGAGCTCAGCGAATCCAAGATCATTGAgtttgacgaggatgacggaTCCGTGGCACCTCAAAACGCAGCCATGATTGCGGCATACTACAACATTTCCTACATCACGATGCAGACTTTCCTGCTCTCTTTGAGTGCTCGCACAAAGCTCAAAGGTATCATGGAAATCGTCACTTCAGCAACAGAATTCGAGTCGATCCAGATTCGACGTCATGAGGATGGTCTGCTGCGACGCATTTACGACCGAGTGCCTGTGAAGATGTCTGAACCAGTTTATGACTCCCCTCATTTCAAATCCTTCGTCTTGCTCCAGTCTCACTTCTCCCGCATGCAGCTGCCAATTGATCTTGCAAAGGACCAGGAGGTCCTACTGTCGAGTGTGCTGAGCCTTCTTAGTGCCATGGTCGACATTCTGTCTTCGGAGGGACATCTCAACGCCATGAGCGCTATGGAGATGTCACAGATGATCGTTCAGGGAATGTGGGACCGGGATAGCCCTCTTAAACAAATTCCTCACTTCTCACCGGAGGTTGTCAAGGTGGCCAATGAGTTTGG AATTAAGGATATCTTTGATTTCATGGAAGCCATGAACCCGGATGAGAATGCCGATTACAACAAGCTTGTTAAGCGACTTGGCTTGTCACAAAACCAATTGGCACAGGCTGCAAACTTCACAAACGACAAGTATCCTGACCTGGAGCTTGAACATGAGGTTCTTGACGAGGGTGAGATCAGGGCAGGCGAACCGGCctatctcaacatcaagattgcCCGCAatttggaagaggaggacggCGATTATGACTCTACCGTACACGCACCATTCTACCCgtccaagaagatggagaactggtggttggttgttggtgatgagaagaccaagagcctCTTGGCCATCAAGCGAGTGACAATCGGGCGGGAACTGAACGTTCGCCTCGAGTACACTGTGCCATCACCAGGTGAGCATGATCTGAAGCTGTTCCTAATGAGTGATAGTTATGTTGGAGTCGACCAGGAGCGGGAGTTTTCGGTTACAGCTGCTGAGGGCATGGAcgtggatgacgatgaagaggaagaggacgaggacgaggacgaggagtaG